One Glycine max cultivar Williams 82 chromosome 3, Glycine_max_v4.0, whole genome shotgun sequence DNA window includes the following coding sequences:
- the LOC100791965 gene encoding chaperone protein dnaJ 16, with the protein MAVESDNQELELDLSSLGAVNTMFAAFFSKLGVPIKTTVSATVLEEALNGLVTIRPLPLGHNISKRCVCLVKAAHVYVWMPPVHVEEHKNQLHLLLRAENFSPSQIDAISGVLLLMMRCNDLFELVIDS; encoded by the exons ATG GCTGTTGAATCAGACAACCAAGAGTTGGAGTTAGATCTTTCAAGTCTGGGTGCTGTCAATACAATGTTTGCAGCATTTTTTAG TAAACTTGGTGTGCCAATTAAGACAACTGTATCTGCCACAGTTTTGGAAGAGGCACTCAATGGTTTGGTGACCATTCGTCCACTGCCattgggacataatatatctaaAAGG TGTGTTTGCCTTGTTAAGGCTGCACATGTTTATGTATGGATGCCACCAGTTCATGTGGAAGAACACAAGAATCAATTACATTTGCTTCTAAGGGCTGAAAACTTTTCTCCTAGCCAAATTGATGCCATTTCTGGAGTTCTGCTTCTG ATGATGAGATGCAATGATTTGTTTGAGTTAGTTATTGACTCTTGA
- the LOC100796878 gene encoding probable envelope ADP,ATP carrier protein, chloroplastic — protein sequence MSESEERATLTWRKIPILLKSSPNDVVLVPPTSPRKNDAVTGFFAPTSGTRCKFASVSVAERKFDKEFAPTAAQLLQHPLAVVALVPKDAALFLAGALAGAAAKSFTAPLDRIKLLMQTHGVRVGHGSAKKAIGFIEALTVIGKEEGIKGYWKGNLPQVIRVIPYSAVQLFAYEIYKKIFKGKDGELSVLGRLAAGAFAGMTSTFITYPLDVLRLRLAVEPGYRTMSEVALSMLREEGFASFYYGLGPSLIGIAPYIAVNFCVFDLLKKSLPEKYQKRTETSLLTAVVSASLATLTCYPLDTVRRQMQLRGTPYKTVLDAISGIVARDGVIGLYRGFVPNALKNLPNSSIRLTTYDIVKRLIAASEKEFQTITEENRNKQKKPQ from the exons ATGTCAGAATCAGAGGAGCGAGCCACGCTGACGTGGCGCAAAATCCCCATCCTCCTCAAATCCTCCCCCAACGACGTCGTTCTCGTCCCCCCCACCAGCCCCCGCAAAAACGACGCCGTCACCGGCTTCTTCGCTCCGACCAGTGGCACCCGCTGTAAATTCGCCAGCGTCTCGGTGGCAGAAAGGAAATTCGACAAAGAATTCGCGCCCACGGCGGCACAGCTTCTGCAGCACCCCCTCGCCGTCGTCGCATTGGTTCCCAAAGACGCCGCCCTCTTTCTCGCCGGCGCCCTTGCCGGCGCCGCCGCGAAATCCTTCACTGCCCCCCTCGACCGCATCAAGCTCCTCATGCAG ACTCACGGCGTGCGAGTTGGACACGGAAGCGCGAAGAAGGCGATTGGTTTCATTGAG GCCTTAACTGTAATAGGGAAGGAAGAAGGCATCAAAGGTTATTGGAAGGGCAACCTCCCCCAG GTGATTCGGGTTATACCTTACAGTGCTGTCCAGctttttgcttatgaaatttACAAG AAAATATTCAAGGGAAAGGATGGTGAGCTCTCTGTTCTGGGAAGACTTGCAGCAGGTGCTTTTGCTGGCATGACATCAACTTTT ATAACTTACCCATTAGATGTCCTGAGATTACGATTAGCTGTTGAACCTGGTTATCGAACAATGTCAGAG GTTGCGTTGAGCATGCTAAGAGAGGAAGGATTTGCATCTTTCTACTATGGCCTTGGGCCTTCTCTGATTGGAATAGCTCCATATATTGCAGTGaacttttgtgtttttgattt ATTAAAGAAGTCATTGCCAGAGAAATATCAAAAGAGAACTGAAACATCTCTACTCACTGCTGTGGTTTCTGCATCACTTGCCACACTTACATGCTATCCTCTGGATACAGTGCGAAGACAGATGCAATTGAGGGGAACACCTTATAAGACAGTATTAGATGCCATTTCAG GTATTGTGGCACGGGATGGAGTTATTGGCTTGTATCGGGGATTTGTGCCCAATGCTTTGAAAAACTTACCAAACAGCAG CATCAGGCTTACTACATATGACATTGTCAAACGCCTAATTGCAGCTAGTGAGAAAGAGTTTCAAACAATTACTGAGGAAAACCGCAACAAACAAAAGAAACCCCAATAG